The nucleotide sequence CTGGTCCCCGACGATCTGTGGGCGCTGGTGGAACCGCTGCTACCCCGGTTCGAGCCCCGCCAGCAAGGTGGCGGGACCGCACCGATTGCCGATCGGGCGGTGTTCACCGCGGTGGTCTACGTGCTGACCGCGGGATGTGCCTGGCGGCACCTACCGGCCGAGTTCGGGGTCTCGGTCCCCACAGCGCACCGCCGGTTCCAGGACTGGACCCGGGCCGGTCTGTGGGC is from Parafrankia discariae and encodes:
- a CDS encoding transposase codes for the protein MENSLAVRLVPDDLWALVEPLLPRFEPRQQGGGTAPIADRAVFTAVVYVLTAGCAWRHLPAEFGVSVPTAHRRFQDWTRAGLWA